In one Agelaius phoeniceus isolate bAgePho1 chromosome 21, bAgePho1.hap1, whole genome shotgun sequence genomic region, the following are encoded:
- the TRIM32 gene encoding E3 ubiquitin-protein ligase TRIM32, translating to MAAAPYLNSDALREVLECPICMESFTEEHLRPKLLHCGHTICKQCLEKLLANSINGIRCPFCSKITRITSLAQLTDNLTVLKIIDTAGLGEVVGLLMCKVCGRRLPRHFCKSCSLVLCEPCKEASHVPPGHRVMAIKEAAEERRREFGTRLARLRELMGDLQKRKAALEDVSRDLQSRYKAVLQEYSKEERKIQEELARSRKFFTTSLTEVEKINNQVMEEQAYLLNLAEVQIMSRCDYFLAKIKQGDIALLEEAGDEEEPELTNTLPRELTLQEVELLKVSHVGPLQIGQVVKKPRTVNVEESLMENAASSFVPFREPDLVQEEPSCTPHSSPAKPRMPEAATSIQQCSFIKKMGSKGSLPGMFNLPVSLHVTSQGEVLVADRGNFRIQVFTRKGFLKEIRRSPSGIDSFVLSFLGADLPNLTPLSVTMNCHGLIGVTDSYDNSVKVYTMDGHCVACHRSQLSKPWGIAALPSGQFVVTDVEGGKLWCFTVDRGVGVVKYSCLCSAVRPKFVTCDAEGTIYFTQGLGLNLENRQYEHHLEGGFSIGSVGPDGQLGRQISHFFSENEDFRCIAGMCVDSRGDLIVADSSRKEILHFPKGGGYNILIREGLTCPVGIAVTPKGQLLVLDCWDHCIKIYSYHQRRYSTP from the coding sequence ATGGCTGCCGCCCCTTATCTCAACTCGGACGCGCTGCGAGAGGTCCTGGAGTGCCCCATCTGCATGGAGTCCTTCACCGAGGAGCACCTGAGGCCCAAACTGCTGCACTGTGGGCACACCATCTGCAAGCAGTGCCTGGAGAAGCTCCTGGCAAACAGCATCAACGGGATCCGGTGCCCCTTCTGCAGCAAGATCACGCGGATCACCAGCTTGGCTCAGCTCACCGACAACCTCACGGTGCTGAAGATCATCGACACGGCCGGCCTGGGGGAAGTGGTGGGACTCCTCATGTGCAAGGTCTGCGGGAGGAGGCTGCCAAGACACTTTTGCAAGAGCTGTAGCTTGGTTTTGTGTGAGCCGTGCAAGGAGGCTTCGCACGTGCCCCCAGGACACAGAGTCATGGCTATCAAAGAGGCTGCTGAGGAGCGTAGGAGGGAATTTGGAACGAGGCTTGCCAGGCTTCGGGAGCTCATGGGTGATCTGCAGAAAAGGAAAGCTGCTCTGGAGGATGTTTCAAGAGACCTGCAATCCAGATACAAAGCGGTTCTGCAGGAGTACAGCAAAGAGGAGCGCAAGATCCAGGAAGAACTGGCCAGGTCACGCAAGTTCTTCACCACCTCTTTGACTGAAGTGGAGAAGATAAATAACCAGGTGATGGAAGAGCAGGCTTACCTGCTGAATTTAGCAGAAGTGCAGATAATGTCTCGCTGTGACTATTTCCTTGCCAAAATAAAGCAGGGGGATATAGCTCTCCTGGAGGAGGCAGGGGATGAGGAAGAGCCAGAACTGACAAACACTCTCCCGAGGGAGCTGACTCTCCAAGAGGTGGAACTCCTTAAGGTGAGCCACGTGGGACCACTGCAGATCGGGCAGGTGGTGAAGAAACCCCGCACCGTTAACGTGGAGGAATCCCTCATGGAAAACGCAGCATCCTCCTTTGTACCATTTAGGGAGCCTGACCTGGTGCAGGAGGAGCCCAGCTGCACGCCCCATTCCTCGCCGGCCAAGCCAAGGATGCCAGAAGCAGCCACCAGCATCCAGCAGTGTTCCTTCATCAAGAAGATGGGCTCCAAGGGCAGCCTGCCAGGGATGTTCAACCTCCCTGTGAGCCTGCACGTCACCAGCCAAGGGGAGGTGCTCGTGGCAGACCGGGGCAACTTCCGAATCCAGGTTTTTACCCGCAAGGGCTTCCTGAAGGAGATCCGCCGGAGCCCCAGCGGCATCGACAGCTTCGTGCTGAGTTTCCTTGGAGCCGACCTGCCCAACTTGACCCCTCTTTCCGTCACCATGAACTGCCACGGGCTGATTGGCGTGACAGACAGCTACGACAACTCTGTCAAGGTGTACACCATGGACGGCCACTGCGTGGCGTGTCACCGCAGCCAGCTGAGCAAGCCCTGGGGCATCGCCGCGCTGCCCTCGGGCCAGTTCGTGGTCACCGACGTGGAAGGGGGCAAGCTCTGGTGCTTCACCGTGGACCGTGGCGTGGGGGTGGTAAAGTACAGCTGCCTGTGCAGTGCTGTGCGCCCCAAGTTTGTCACCTGCGACGCTGAAGGGACCATTTACTTCactcaggggctggggctcaacCTGGAGAACCGGCAGTACGAGCACCACTTGGAAGGAGGCTTCTCCATCGGCTCCGTCGGCCCGGATGGGCAGCTGGGACGCCAGATCAGCCATTTCTTCTCTGAGAATGAGGATTTCAGGTGCATTGCCGGGATGTGCGTTGATTCCAGGGGAGACCTGATCGTGGCTGACAGCAGTCGTAAGGAAATCCTGCATTTTCCTAAAGGAGGCGGCTACAACATCCTGATCCGGGAGGGACTCACCTGCCCCGTGGGTATTGCTGTTACTCCCAAagggcagctgctggtgctggactGTTGGGATCATTGCATTAAGATCTACAGTTACCACCAGAGAAGATACTCCACCCCTTAA